In Vicia villosa cultivar HV-30 ecotype Madison, WI unplaced genomic scaffold, Vvil1.0 ctg.002536F_1_1, whole genome shotgun sequence, the following proteins share a genomic window:
- the LOC131639115 gene encoding uncharacterized protein LOC131639115, giving the protein MGAGTGTLPPNPLHTHTTYLYNLLEDRVANDFSGSFKCCCKNGKDVLFWHNRWLDDQPLRLAFPDLYDLSSKKHCTVADILEWMDGIHRWRWEALFSADSNSDSGLTAAAAASQNWARFVDMLREFLPCDSSRDSFSWSFNGDNDFSVSSLAHAVDNDKSLAWDPKVIDSLKVMWDLKLPPKIKVFAWKVFVDRLPTRDQLLNRGVVNVTFPDCVMCGSCLESSSHLFFNCQEVKGIWKHVFLWLGTPKEFTEEEMLCFEVIQEKVNCSKRRILINYVWFATIWSIWLMRNAIIFKGEVFCFDVICSNIV; this is encoded by the coding sequence atgggtgcgggcacGGGTACCTTACCACCCAACCCGCTCCATACCCAcactacatatttatataatttgttGGAGGATAGGGTCGCAAACGATTTTTCCGGGAGTTTCAAGTGTTGTTGCAAGAATGGCAAAGATGTTCTTTTTTGGCATAATAGGTGGTTGGACGATCAACCTCTTCGCTTGGCCTTTCCGGATTTATATGACCTTTCAAGCAAGAAACATTGCACGGTGGCGGATATTTTAGAATGGATGGATGGGATACATAGGTGGAGGTGGGAAGCTTTGTTTTCGGCTGATTCCAATTCCGACAGTGGCCTCACTGCCGCGGCAGCAGCAAGCCAGAACTGGGCTCGGTTTGTCGACATGCTTCGCGAATTCCTCCCTTGCGATTCAAGTCGAGACTCTTTCTCTTGGTCCTTCAACGGAGACAACGATTTCTCCGTCTCAAGTTTGGCTCATGCGGTTGATAATGACAAATCTTTAGCTTGGGATCCTAAAGTGATCGATTCGTTGAAAGTGATGTGGGATCTTAAGCTCCCGCCGAAGATTAAGGTCTTTGCATGGAAAGTCTTCGTTGATCGGCTACCAACTAGAGACCAATTGTTGAATAGAGGTGTTGTTAACGTTACTTTCCCGGATTGTGTGATGTGTGGCTCTtgccttgaatcttcttcccatctTTTTTTCAATTGCCAAGAGGTGAAAGGTATTTGGAAGCATGTCTTCTTATGGCTTGGCACACCGAAGGAATTTACCGAAGAGGAGAtgctttgttttgaagtcattCAAGAAAAGGTGAATTGTAGTAAACGTCGTATTTTGATCAACTACGTTTGGTTTGCTACTATTTGGAGTATATGGCTTATGAGGAATGCCATTATTTTTAAGGGGGaggtgttttgttttgatgtcaTTTGTTCTAACATTGTGTAA